tggactagtgcctgttttctggtggttgaggctggatcttctctttctggtgggcaggtccacatccaatggtgttttttggggtgtctgtgaccttattatgattttaggtgtcctctctgctaatgggtggggttgtgttcctgtcttgccagttgtttggcatagggtttccagccctgtagcttgctggtcattgggtggagctgggtcttttcattgagatggagatccctgggagatttttgccatttgatattacgtggatctgggaggtctctggtggaccaatatcctgaactcagttctcccacctcagaggcacaggcctgacatgcGGCCGGAggaccaagaccctgtcatccacatggctcagaataaaagggagaaaaaaggaaagaacgaaagaaaaaataaaataaaataaaaaataattattaaaaaaatttaagttaataaaaagaaagaaagaagagagcaaccaaatcaaaaaagaaatccaccaatgataaacaagcactaaaaactatactaaaaacaaaaaacaaaaaaatggacagactgaaccctaggacaaatggtaaaagcaaagctatacagacaaaatcatgcacagaagcatacacatacacactcacaaaaagagaaaaaggaaaaaaatatatatcattgctcccaaagtctactgcctcaatttgggatgaattagttgtctattcaggtgttccacagatgcagcgtacatcaagttgattgtggagattaattTACATTATCAAATTTGCTttaatagaaatgagaaaatacaggtCTTTGGATGCTCTCAGTTATTTGGATTATGCCTTCATTTTGTGAAAGTTTCATAGTCTACCAGCATCTGTGCAAAGGATACCTGAGGGAGGTACGGGCAGGCACGGAGGGAGAGAGCATCCTTGTGATAAGCAGCCTGGTTAGGGAGAGAGGGTATATTTCTAAGTAATTGATACAaaggaaattttaattaaaataaatgtgaccGAACGGTAGTGATGCGTATTGCCGAGAGGATGGCGGACGCCGGCTTGCGCCGCGTGGTTCCCAGCAACCTGTATCCCCTCGTGCTTGGCTTTCTGTGCGATAACCAGCTCTCGGACGTGGCCAACAAGTTCGCCAAGGCAACAGGCGCTGATGGTTTCCAGTGATTTGGAATTATAAACCACGTTGCCGCAAACATCCTCCTGTGTAGATGTTTGTTTCATGGACCCAGCAGGATGCCAGCGCCTCTTCCCTCTTGGACATCTATAGTTTCTGGCTCAAGTCCACCAAGGCCCCAAAGCGGAAGTTACAGGCAAATGGACCAGTGACTAAGAAGGCTAAGAAGAAGACTTCATCCAGTGACAGCAGTGAGGACAGCAGTGAGGAGGAAAAAGCCCAAGGGCCTCCCGCTAAGAAAGCTGCTGTACCTGCCAAGCAGGCCAGTCTGCTTCAGCATCCTGGAAAGGCTGCAGTCAAGGCATcagagagcagcagcagcagtgaagAATCCAGTGATGATGAggaggacaaaaagaaaaagcctgtCCAGAAGGGAGTTAAGCCCCAAGCCAAGACAGTCAAAGCTCCTCCTAAGAAGGCCAAGAGCTCTGATTCTGACTCTGACTTAAGCTCAGAGGATGAGGTGCCAAAGAACCAGAAGCCAAAGACAACACCCGTGGCAGCTAAAGCTCAGGCGAAAGCCCTAGCCAGACCAGGTACACCAGCTCGTCCCGCACCTAAAGTAGTCAATGGCAAAGCAGCTGGTagtaacagcagcagcagcagtgatgATGACTCAGGAGGGGAAGGCAGCAGCCGTATCTAAGAAGACTGTACCTAAAACGCAAGCTGTGGCCAAGGCCCCAGTGAAAGCAGCTGCCACTCCTGCCCAAAAGAGTTCCAGCAGTGAGGACTCCTccagtgaggaggaggaggaggaagagcagaAGAAAAAGCCCATGAAGAAAAAACCAGGTCCCTATAGTTCAGTTCCCCCGCCCTCTGTTCCCGCACCCAAGAAGTCCCTGGAAATTCAGGCTCCCAAGAAAGCTGCAGAGAAGCAGCAGCCTGTGGAGAGCAGTGAGGACAGCAGCGACGAGCCTGATTCAGGttctgaggaagaaaagagaccCCCAGCTAAGGCAGGCATCTCCAAAGCAACTACTAAACCAGCTCCAGCAAAGAAGGCAGCAGAGAGCTCTTCAGACAGCTCAGACTCTGACAGTTCTGAGGATGAAGCTCCTGCTAAGCCAGCCAGTACCACCAAGAATTCCTCAGGTAAGCCAGCTGCCGCTCCCAAGCAGTCTGCGGTTAAGCCAGCTACAACTCCCAAGCAGCCTGCAGCCACTGGCCAGAAAGGCTGATAGCACCTCCAGCGAGGAGGAGAGCAGTTCTAGTGAGGAGAAGAAGACGAAGAAGACTGTAGCCACCCCTAAGTCCAAGGAGATGGCCAAAGCAGCTCCGTCTTTGCCTGCCAAGCAGGCCTCTCAGGGTGGTGGGGACAGCAGCTCTGATTCAGACAGCTCCAGCAGCGAGGAAGACGAGGAAGAGAAGATGCCTAAACCCCCAGCCAAAAAGAAGCCACAGAAGGCAGGGGGAACTGTAGCCCCTTCCAAACCAGCCTCTGTGAAGAAAGCAAAGGCCGAGAGCAGCAGCACTTCTTCCTCTGAGGACTCCAGtgagcaggaggaagaggagaagcccAAGGCTAAGGGCACTCCAAGACCACAAACTGCCAAGGCCAATGGCACCTGTGCGCTGACTGCCCAGAATGGAAAAGCAGACAAGGACAGCAACGAGGAGGAGGGGGGCAAGAAAAAGGCAGCAGTGGCAGTTGCTAAGCCAGGTTCAGGAAAGAAGTGGAAGCAGAGTGAGGCTGCTGAGGAGGCAGAGACTCCTCCAGCCAAGAAGATAAAGCTCCAGACCCCCAGCACGTTTcctaaaaggaagaaaggagaacgAAGGGGATCCTCCCCATTCCGAAGGATCAGGGAGGAGGAGATTGAGGTGGATGCTCGAGTGGCAGACAATTCCTTTGACGCCAAGCGGGGTGCAACCAGAGACTGGGGGGAGCAAGCCAATCAAGTTCTCAAGTTCACCAAAGGCAAATCCTTCCGGCACGAGAAAACCAAGAAGAAGCGGGGCAGTTACCGGGGAGGCTCCATCTCTGTCCAAGTCAATTCTGTTAAGTTTGACAGCGAGCGACCGTGGACCATCTGTAGCACAGCAGGGGTGATGGTCTGAGACCACTCACTTTCCCCAGTCGACCTGGGAACCCTCAGCTCTATCGGGGGAGGGTGTCGGTGAGGAGAGCAGTTTAGATTAGGTCTGAAGGCTTTGCGTCGTAACATCCTCTAAGTTCCTTTTATGTTTGTGGTTTTGTACAGATTTGTTTTTGAGTGTTGGGTAGCAAGGACAAGGTAAGGGGAgtgttcttttttaagaaaaattgttaTAGTTGTCATTCTCCCTGTTTTGTGGTACTTCTCATACTgagaaatttgtatattttatattagatcatttcttattgatttttgttgtggttttcaGAGGTGGGTTCACAGATTAAAATCTCAGCTATCTTCCAAGATGTGGTAAAGGTCACATGTATGAATTTTTATAATTGGAGCATTCTGTCTATGGGAGTGCTTGTGTCCACATTTCATCCTTCCTACCCCTCAGGGCCCTGGTGAGGGGTGGCTAAGAATGGTTAATGTATGTATCTGTTAAGCATGAACTACCTACCTCATTCGTGGGGTCTAGGACTGAAGTTTTCAGCCAGCATGGACTTACCTACTTTGGGGGATaaaattcactgttttgtttCAGGCAAAATTCTGGTGGGGTGTGAATGCCGTGGGGTCAGTCTGAATATTTCGTTtgctataattttattattacataatgTTTGCaatatgtgttttttaatttgaaagcataaacttttttattgttcaaagacaaaaataaataaataaataaataaatgtgaccaACTAAATCCCGCCAGGTAGTGGACAGCTGAGTTGGAAAATGACAGAGAAGCTTATTCAGTCctgacagaaatatttaaaagtcatcaggtaaatatacaaattaataatGTTAGTATTACATTTGATCCAAAAGGTAGTTCTAGCCAGTCCAATAaatatctcatttcattcttcttttgctCGCATAGTAAAGGTCAACAATATCCTGTTTTGTGAGAGTTCAGCTTCTGATTTATAACTAAGATTATAAGGCTTCTGTAGCCAGGGGTGAAGTAACATTTCTGCCCTGAGGGTCATAAAACCTAAGTAGGAATTCCTTGAGGCCACTGTAGAATGCAAACAAAACTAAGGCCCAAGGGGGATGAGGCTGCAGTGACAGGACTCGTCACAGTACTCTTTCTATGATGCCAATTAAACAAAAGGGCCCTGGGTTGCAGGAAGGACAGCTAGTAAGTGCCCTGGCCAGGGCTGGTTTCATACCTAGACTATTGAGGACAGTCATCTGCTCGTTCAAGTAAGGCCCTGCTTTCAGTCAGAGCTGTTGGCTCTTAAAGTCTGACCCAGGCCTGGGTCTCTGCTATGAAATGAGAGATCTGAAATCCAAAGAAAGAGAACTTGGGCagtgatatttatttttgtaaaatgaggagattgggacttccctggtggcgcagttgttgagagtctgcctgccgatgcaggggacacgggttcatgccccggtccgggaagatcccacatgccatggagcagctgcgcccgtgagccatggctgctgagcctgcacgtccgtagcctgtgctccgcaacgggaggccacaacagtgagaggcccgcgtaccgcaaaaaaaaaaaaaaaaaaagaggagattgTACAAAAAGACCCCTGAGGGCCTATCCAGCTCAGCACCTTTCCCATGCCCTGAATTGCCTCCCTCAGGGACTCTCCTCCCCGAGAAGCGAGAAGGATGAAGAATGTAGGTACCACGTGCCGGTAGAGGGTGGAAGGAAGAGGACAGCGACGTGTTGTCATTTCCCCAGCCACATCCAGTGGTCCTGTCTTGACTCCTATTTCTGTCTGTGTTGCTCTTTTCCTGCCAGTACTTCAGGCTTTCCTAGTTTTACAGGTGATGGAAGAAGGATTGGGAATCCCTTAGAATGGACTCCAGGTGCTGTACTAGACTGTGAAAATACTGGTGATTAAGCCAGAAGGCGTTATCTCTTTAGCCCTTACAGCCAGAAGTGGAGGGTGATGACTAAAAAGTCCAGTGACAGAGTTCTGCAGGCCTGAATCACTGTGTGTGGGCTCAGGAATGGGGTCCTTAAAGGAGTCCCATGGACTGCCATTGGCAGGCAGTGGTCCCCCACTCATGATGGACCCCTAATATGCAGCTGTGCTGGTGGATCCGGAATGCCCACATGGCCAACCAGGTCTCACATTTTGCAAAACACAACCCCCTAGCCAAGTGGGTCAGGCATGAGGAGAGACTATGGGTGGACTTGCCAGCCCCTTGACAGATTCCTCTTGCCCAGTCTGTGACGTGAGCTTCAAGACAGCCTGGTCTCTGGATCTGGAAAATCAGCCATAGTTTAATACCACCTGGAAGAGTCTTCATCTAACTTTTCCCCCCTTTGGCATTCTCTTCTCTGCCCCGTCTTTTTATTTTGGTcatgaggcacgtgggatcttagttccccgaccagggatcgaacccgtgccccctgcagtggaaatggagtcttaatcactggacctccagggaagtccctgtctttttATTAAGACAGTTTCTCAAAGTGTATTTTGCAGAATGTGCATGAGAATCACCTCTAAAGTACTTGTTCAAGATTTCATTTGAGAACTATTGCTCAAAAACATGACATCAACTCTGGCTGCACAAGAGAATCACCTGGAAAAAAACCTTTTCAAAATACCAATTCTCTGGGCCCCATACCCAGAGCTTCTCATTTGATTGGTCTGGGCTAGTTCTGATTCAGTAGTCAGGGAATACATATGTTAACAATTATTATACTTaccaatgattttttaaatttatttttatttttggctgtgttgggtctttgttgctgcacatgggctttctctaggtgcagctagtgggggctactcttcgttgcggtgcgattctcattgcagtggattctctttgctgtggagcatgggctctacgtgcgtaggcttcagtagttgttgtgcgtgggctcagtagttgtggctcacaagctctagagcgcaggctcagtatttgtggtgcatgggcttggttgctccacagcatgtgggatcttcccagaccagagctcgaacccgtgtcccctgtgttggcaggcagattcttacccactgcgccaccagggaagccctttaccaaTGATTATATTCAACTTTGATGAGGGTGGTTGAGGTACCATGACATTTTGAAAACACTGTCTAGGCCTTCACCAGGGGTATAATCTGCTCCCCTTGGGAATGTTCTCTGTCTTGAATTCTGGTTCCACCAACTTGTGTCTGATCTTGGGTAgttattaacctctctgtgcctcagtttctccatctgtaaaatggaggaaataaaagtACTTACTTTACAGaggttgtaaggattaaaagaaGTTAAGACAGAAAgaggtcatttttattttgagaatctctctctctctatttagtTGGCTCTGGTTCTCTGATAAGGCAGTAATTCAACTGTTTCCATGTCCTCCTTCAGCCTTAGCCTTCCCATTCCACTTGCCCACTCACACAAGATACTCCAATCATGGTTAGAAGAAATTTTCTCTATATATGATTTgttgtgaagaaaaacaaaacatgctaaaattgtattttacaaaGAATTTCCTCTAGTGGATATTAATGTTCAATGTATGATGGTTGAACAatgaaaatatgttattaaatctCTAATGAGATTAATAATCATGagatttaataatatattaatttcttattaataatttattagttACTTCCAATCAATtgattaaaactttattttttttaaaagctagaaCTGTGATGATACCTAGTatatctttgaaaagataaagaaaattgataaacctttagccagactcatcaagaaaaaaaagggagagggttcaaatcagtaaaattagaaatgaaaaagaagaaggtacaatggacaccacagaaatacaaaggatcataagggactactacaagcaactatatgccaataaaatggacaacctagaaaatatggacaaattcttagaaaggtacaatctcctaagactaaaccaggaagaaaaagaaaatatgaacagaccaatcccgagtactgaacttgaaactgtgattaaaaaactcccaacgaaaagaagtccaggaccagatcaCTTCAAaggcaaattatatcaaacatttagagaagagttagcacccatccttctgaaactattccaaagaatttcatataaaggaatactcccaaactcattctgagaccaccatcatcctgataccgaAACtcgacaaagatatcacaaaaattacaggccaatatcactgatgaacatagacacaaaaatcctcaacaaaatactaacactctgaatccaacaatacatgaaaaggagggcttccctggtgccacagtggttaagaatccacctgccaatgcaggggacacaggttcaatccctggtctggaaagattccacatgctacggagcaactaagcccatttgccacagctactgagcctgtgtgccacaactactgaaacccgtgcactctagggcccatgtggcacaactgctgagcctatgtgctgcaacaactactgaagcctgcatgcctagagcccgtgctcaacaacaagagaagccaccgcagtgagaagcccgtgcactgcaacgaagagtagatcccacttgccacaactagagaaagcccacgcacagcaacaaagatccaacacagccaaaaataaaaattaaaaaaaaaacatgaaaacatacactatgatcaagtgagatttatcacagggatgcaaggatttatCAAtctccacaaatcaatcagtgtgatacaccacattaacaacttgaagaataaaaaccatatgatcatcccaatagatgcagaaaaagcttttgacaaaattcaacattcatttgaaaacatgaaaaactctccagaaagtgggcatagagggaacctacctcaaccataataagaccatatatgacaaacctacagctaacatcacactcaactgtgaaaagctgaaagcatttcctctaagatcaggaataagacagga
This genomic stretch from Phocoena phocoena chromosome 11, mPhoPho1.1, whole genome shotgun sequence harbors:
- the LOC136131438 gene encoding LOW QUALITY PROTEIN: nucleolar and coiled-body phosphoprotein 1-like (The sequence of the model RefSeq protein was modified relative to this genomic sequence to represent the inferred CDS: inserted 4 bases in 2 codons), with the protein product MADAGLRRVVPSNLYPLVLGFLCDNQLSDVANKFAKATGATQQDASASSLLDIYSFWLKSTKAPKRKLQANGPVTKKAKKKTSSSDSSEDSSEEEKAQGPPAKKAAVPAKQASLLQHPGKAAVKASESSSSSEESSDDEEDKKKKPVQKGVKPQAKTVKAPPKKAKSSDSDSDLSSEDEVPKNQKPKTTPVAAKAQAKALARPGTPARPAPKVVNGKAAGSNSSSSSDDDSXEGKAAAVSKKTVPKTQAVAKAPVKAAATPAQKSSSSEDSSSEEEEEEEQKKKPMKKKPGPYSSVPPPSVPAPKKSLEIQAPKKAAEKQQPVESSEDSSDEPDSGSEEEKRPPAKAGISKATTKPAPAKKAAESSSDSSDSDSSEDEAPAKPASTTKNSSGKPAAAPKQSAVKPATTPKQPAATGXRKADSTSSEEESSSSEEKKTKKTVATPKSKEMAKAAPSLPAKQASQGGGDSSSDSDSSSSEEDEEEKMPKPPAKKKPQKAGGTVAPSKPASVKKAKAESSSTSSSEDSSEQEEEEKPKAKGTPRPQTAKANGTCALTAQNGKADKDSNEEEGGKKKAAVAVAKPGSGKKWKQSEAAEEAETPPAKKIKLQTPSTFPKRKKGERRGSSPFRRIREEEIEVDARVADNSFDAKRGATRDWGEQANQVLKFTKGKSFRHEKTKKKRGSYRGGSISVQVNSVKFDSERPWTICSTAGVMV